The genomic DNA TGGGAAAAGATAGGAAAAGCAGCATATGATGGATATATCAGAAATGGGTTAATGACGCAGTTGGTACGTATTAAATTAGGAGATGATATTGAAGAAGATCATATGGTAAATCGTCAATGGGTTGCTGCTTGGGCCTTTGAACAAGGAAGGAAAGATAATGTTATTGAAAGAGTAATACGTGATGGAAAAACATATTATAATATTAATGATTACCAGAAATTGCGTGAAATCTTTGGACGTTTATTGAAAGAAGCACAGCGTATAAAGTCGGAAGGAGATTTTGAAGCAGCAAAAGCTTTAGTAGAAGGATACGGAGTAAAAGTGAGTCAAGACTTACATAAAGAGGTGCTAAAGAGAAATGAAAAATTTACAGCAGCTCCATATAGAGGGTTTGTTAATCCTGTATTGGAACCTGTAAAGGATGCAGCAGGAAATATTACAGATGTAAAAGTAATACAACCAAAAACTTTTGAAGAGCAAATGAAGTTTTATGCTGAGAATTATAATTTCTTACCAGTTAAGAACTAGATCGTGGTAAATAGAAATTTTAAAACCGATTCTGATTTTAGAATCGGTTTTTTTATATTTTAAGATTGTCTTACTTTTGAAAGTACTTTGGAATATTTACCAGTTAAAACTTTGCGTATAAATTCTGTTGTTTTAAGAGAAGAGTTCAAATAAAATTTTAAGGATAAAGCTACATCAATGAAAAGGAAACAAATTTATAGGTAACGTTTTATAAAAAATATGTACATACTAAGAAATACTATATGGTAAAAAAAATTAAAGATCCAGGCTTAGGTTATAATTCCAGGAGTGATGCACAAAGTATCATTCGTAAGAATGGGGCTTCAAACATTAAACATATTAATAAAAAATTTAATGTTAATGATGTTTACACTTATTTTGTGGAGTTGTCTTGGGGTACATTTTTCTTGATTGTATTTTTAAGTTATATAATCATGAATGTATTATTTGGATATTTATACACTGTAATAGGGATCTCGCAAATAACGCCTTCTAAAGGAAATTTTTATGACGATTTTTTAAGCGGATTCTTTTTTAGTGCTCAAACTTTGACAACGGTAGGATATGGAGGAATATCACCAAAAGGAGTGGCTGCTAATTTTATAGCAGCATTTGAAGCAATGCTAGGACTTTTAAGTTTTTCATTTATAACAGGATTATTGTATGGAAGATTTTCAAAACCCAAAGCAGCTATTCATTTTAGTGAAAACATCATTTTAAGAAATTTAAATAATAAAAGAACGTTGATGTTTCGTATTATGAATAGTAGAAAAACAGTAATGATAGAGCCAGAGGTAACAGTTACATTGGCCATTACTAAAGAAGACGAGGCACATAAGTTTAGTAGGAATTATTACCGTTTTTCTTTAGAAAGAGAAAAAATAATGTATTTACCAACTACTTGGACAATTGTACATGAAATCAATGAAGCAAGTCCATTATTTGAATATACCAATGAAGAAATAGGAGCCTTAGATGCGGAACTGTATATTTTAGTGAAATACCATGAAGAATCTTTTGGGCAGCAAGTATATCAAATTTCTTCCTATGATTTTTCTAAATTAATAATAGGAAAAAAATACAAACCTTCTTTTTATTATGACGATGAAGGCTATACAGTATTGGATCATGATAGACTTAATGAAATGGAGTTAATGTAGGGGAGTATCTATAAAGTTATTTTAAAACATATTTGGAAGCAACCAAAAGAACAATAGTAACTACCAAAGCAATAGCCACTTTTACTGCGGTGTTTTTATAATAGATATCATGGCTTTTAGAATCTTTTTTATAACTATATATCATAAAGCCAATAAAAGTTAAAGCAAAAATAAGAGCAAAAATAATTCGACCCGGAGTAAACATAAATAATTGTATTTTTATACAAAATTACTCAATGATATTGAAACTATCTAATATCTTAGATTATTTGTTATTTGAATTTAATTACGTAAAAAAGAAAGACTTTTAAAAAGAAAATAAAGAAAGAGTCTTTATGTTTAAAGTATAAGTTCAATAATAAACAAGGTGTATAAACGTAATTATTATATTTATTTTTATGAAAACAGCCATTGTTTTTGGAGCTACTTCGGGTATCGGTAGAAAACTAACAGAGATGCTAGTAAAAGACCAGTATAAAGTAGCTATTACAGGAAGAAGGGAAGAGAAGTTAAAGAGATTAAAAGAACAGTATCCTACTCAAATTGTAGTAAAAAGAAATGATATTCAAGACATAGCAGCTCTAGAAAAGGCGTTTTATGAGATAGTAGAAGCGTTAGGGAAAGTAGATTTAATCATTCAATCATCAGGAGTAGGGTTTGTAAACTCATCATTAACATGGAGTAAAGAATCAGAAACGATTCATACCAATGTGTTAGGAGTAACGAGGTTATACGGATTAGCTTATATGCTTTTTAAGCAACAAAGCTACGGACATTTGGTGGG from Tenacibaculum maritimum NCIMB 2154 includes the following:
- a CDS encoding ion channel, with translation MVKKIKDPGLGYNSRSDAQSIIRKNGASNIKHINKKFNVNDVYTYFVELSWGTFFLIVFLSYIIMNVLFGYLYTVIGISQITPSKGNFYDDFLSGFFFSAQTLTTVGYGGISPKGVAANFIAAFEAMLGLLSFSFITGLLYGRFSKPKAAIHFSENIILRNLNNKRTLMFRIMNSRKTVMIEPEVTVTLAITKEDEAHKFSRNYYRFSLEREKIMYLPTTWTIVHEINEASPLFEYTNEEIGALDAELYILVKYHEESFGQQVYQISSYDFSKLIIGKKYKPSFYYDDEGYTVLDHDRLNEMELM
- a CDS encoding SDR family NAD(P)-dependent oxidoreductase, which gives rise to MKTAIVFGATSGIGRKLTEMLVKDQYKVAITGRREEKLKRLKEQYPTQIVVKRNDIQDIAALEKAFYEIVEALGKVDLIIQSSGVGFVNSSLTWSKESETIHTNVLGVTRLYGLAYMLFKQQSYGHLVGISSIASLRGNRFAPAYFASKAYQKAYLESLYIKTKSIASKKVFITEIRPGFVDTAMALGDGIFWMVPLEKAAKQIYMAIQKKKRVAYISKRWRLIAIVLKNAPAWLLKKVL